The following nucleotide sequence is from Gordonia jinghuaiqii.
GTTCGTACCCGTCGAGAACCATGTGCTCGGGGCTGATCGGAACCCAGCGGGGTTCGACCTCGAAGTAGTTGCAGAACTTCTCCCAACACACCTGCACGGCGGTCGAGAGCACCAGGTTGGGGGTTTCGGTGGACTTCCCCTCGGCCTTGCGGCGGGTCTGCCAGTGGCGCTTGAGCGCGAGTCCGCCGAGCATGCAGGCCTCGGAGGAGCCGATGGTCGACGTGCCGATCGAGTTGTCGACGTCGGGGTTGTTCCACAGATCCGCGAGGATCCGCCAGCAGCGGTCCTCGATCGCGGCCGTCTGGGGGTATTCGTCCTTGTCGATCATGTTCTTGTCGGCGGTCTCGCTGTAGAGACGTTTGGCCTCGTCGTCCATCCAGGTGGAGACGAACGTCGCGAGGTTCAGTCGCGCGTTGCCGTCGAGCATGGCCTCGTCGTGGACGATCTGATAGGCAGTGTCGGGCAGGAGCATGTCGTCGTTGAGTGCGAACTTGGGCAGTTCGGTGGCCTCGCCCGCCCGGGTGAAGACGGTGCTCAGAGTCATGGAATCGCCGACGTTGGTTGTCGTGCGGGCTCTTGAATAGGGCTCGGATGACATGGGTTCCTCCTGGGGTGGTTGGTGAGGTGCCGGTTGATCAGCGCTCGGGGTATTGGGTGAGCGCTTGGGGTAGGGGTGAAAGGACGGTTCGAGGTGATCTCGGACGGGACGGCCGCGCGGCGTGGCGGCTCTCGGCCTCCCTAGACTTCGACAGGCGGGTACAGGCGGTCCATCGTGTACTGGCGATTGCGTCGGGCCGCCCACGAGGAGATCAGCATGCTGACCACGGTGATGCCGGCGAGTACGGCTGTCGCGAGCCACAATCTGTAGTCGATACCACCCACGGTCAGTTGTCTCAGGCCTTCGACGGTGTATGTCATCGGATCGACATGGTGGATGTACTGGAACGGCGTGGCGGTGGTCGGCACGGGATAGATGCCTCCCGCCGACACCAGCTGCACCATCAGGAACGCCAGCGTCACCACGCGCCCGACGGCGACGCCGAACACGGCGTTGAACATCTGGATCATCGCCATGAAGGTGGCGACCACCAGCAGCAGGAACAGGAACGTCGAGATGGGATGGACCGCTCGGAGACCGACCGCGAAGGTGACGACCGAGTAGAGAACCGCGGCCTGGACGAATCCGATGGTGAATGCCGGTGCGTAAGAGGACAACACGACGCGCATCGACGAAAAGCCCTGCACGATCGGACGGGACTGCAAGGGGGTCAGCAACATCCAGGTGATGATCCCGCCGACGAACAGGGCCAGCGACATGAAGAACGGGGCGAAGCCGGTGCCGAAGGTCGGGGCTTCGTGGGTGTACTGCTCCTGGAGTTCAACCGGTTGGGCCAGCGTGGAGGCGATCTTCTTTTTCTGTTCGGACGTCCACGACGGCAGTGCCTTCACGCCCTCGTCGAGCCCGGAGGCCAGTTCATCCGCACCCGCGGACAATTTCACGGTGCCGCTCGCCAGCTCGGTGGCACCGGCACTCAATTCGCCGAGACCCGTGCTGAGTTCGGCAGAGCCGCTGCTCAATTCGCCTGCGACACCGCGCGCGGCGAGCACGTCGTCGCGCAGCCCGCCGTTCTCGAGGAGTGTCATGCCCAGCCGAAGCGGACTCTGCGGGTTGCCGAGCTGCTCGGACAGCAGGGTCGCGTCCGAAGACAGTTGGGTGAGCTGATTGTTCGCGTCCGGGCCGAGTCCGTTGGTACGGAGGAACTGGCGCGCCGGCGACAACGCCTCGGCGAGGCCGCGCATGGCGGGATCGGATGAGGCGCTCAGCCGGGTGATCACCGCGTCGATGGCGGTGCCCGCCTGCGACTGTCGCTGGGCCGCTGCCGTCAGCTGGTTCGACGCCGCGGCGGCGTTGCGGGACAGCCGGTCGGCCGCGGCGTTCACCTCTGCCGGGGATATCCCGGTCCGATCGCCGGTGCCGATGGCGGCGAGCAGCGGATCGGTCGCCCGGAGAAGGGCGGCGTCGAGCGTGCCGAGTCCACCGGCGAGCTGTGCCGCGCCGTTCTTGGCCGTCACGAGGTCGGTCGCGATCTCCTGCGCCCCGGAGTTGGCGGTCCTGAGTCCGGCGGCGAGTTCGTCCGCGCCGCTCGCGGCCGTACCGAGCTTGCCCGCCACGGTGCCGACGTCGCTGAGGACGATGTCGAAGGTCTGGGCACCCACCTGGGCGCCGACCTTGTTGACCACCTGCTGTGCGGCATCCTGGCCGATGATCGTCGCCAGATAGTTGTTTGCGTCGTTGTAGGTGAAAATCAGTGGTGCCGAACGTGGTTCGTCACTGGTCGGGGAGGCGATGGCTGCGCTGAAATCGGCGGGCAGGGTGATGGAGAAGTAGTACTTGCCGTGGGCGACACCGTCGGCGGCCTCGTCGGCGGAGACCTCCTTCAGATCGAGCTGTCCGGAATCGATCAGCCCTTGTGCGACCTGGCTTCCGGCGTCCAGCTTCTGTCCGTCGACCACCGTGCCGGTGTCCTCGTTGACCAGTGCGACCGGGATCTTGTCCGCGGCGGCGAAGGGATTCCAGAACGCCCACAGGTACATGGCCCCGTACAGCAATGGCATGAGCATGATGACGACGAGGGCCAGTCGTGGCATCCGGCCGCGGTAGTACCGCTTGAAGTCACTGCCCGGCGAGAATGCGGCAAACATCGTGTCTCAGATCCGATCTTCGAGGCCGACGAACCGGCCGTCGGTGAGGTTGTCGATGCGGATCACCTCGCGTACTCCACCTGCGGCGGTGGTCGCGTTGATGTCGGCGGTGATGACGGTCTGGGTGCGTCCGAGCTCGACGAGGCGCTCCATGAGGTGGATCTGGTTCTCGCGCCGCGTCAGGCGGTCGACGCCGCCGACCACGAGCAACGGGGGCCGTCGGAGATTGCCGATCGCGATGCGAAGCAGTGCGGCGGTGAGCTCGGGCAGCTCCTCGACGAAGGACTCCAGGGTGGGCAGGGGGTAGGACCCGAACACGGGCGCGCAGATCCGCTCGAGGTCGGCCCGGTCTGCGGGGCGCACCCACCGGTACCACGGCGCCGACCAGCGGAGCTGCTCGGTGATCACGTCGCTGACACGAATGGTCTGCTCGATGCCGTCGACCTCGTCGATCCACGCCACCGCGGAGTTGCCGAACAGGTGGTGCGCGTCGCCCGAACGTCCGAAGGCCACGAGTTCGCCGGTCGACTGCCGCATCCGACCGGCCAGGGTCAGCAGCAGCGCGGTTCGTCCACGACCGCCCGGTCCGGCGAGAACCGTGACGCCGCCGTCGGCGATACGCAGGTCCACAGGGCCGAAAATGTGTCCCCACGACGCGTCGACACCCAGTTCACGGGCCTCGATCAAGGGCGTCTGGGCGGTGCTGAAGTCACCGCCGCGCGGTTCCGGCACCCCCTCGTGACCCGGAGTCACCTCATCCGAAGACAACATCGTCCAACTTTCGCGAGTAGTGCGGTAGATCCGCGCGAACTGTCGTCCCCCCCGGCGGGAGGACGACAGCGATGAATCAGGGGATTACCGGGTGGTCGGGACGACTCCGCTGCCGTCTCTGATCGACGGACGGGTCTCGAGACGGACGAACGCCGACAAGACGGCGGCCTCGTCGGGATCGCTGCCGGGGTCGTTGCCGGCCGGAAAGATCGGCACGGAAGTGTTCCCTGCTGCGGGGGTTCTCGCCGGGGTGGTCACCGAGTTCTGGTCCAGGCGTCCGGCGTTGTCGATCGGCTGATCTGAGATGTCGTATGTCCGGGAATTGCAGGCAACTGTGCGATTGTGAACTGCCGCTGCACTGGACATGGCTGAAACTTAGCCCAGTCATATCGGACATGTCCATCAAACGGGAAAAGGCGTTCACCGGCGCCGATGGCACGAAATTGCCTTCGTGGGGGACGCCGGAACAACGTGTCTGCTGCAGGTTCGAACCCGGTCATCGCGTGACTCAACTCACGCTAGCAGGGGGTGTCGTCCGGGTTGACGCCGTGAGCAGACGTGTGGTCGGCCACCGTCCGGATGGCGGCCACACGAGAGCACGGCGGCTCCGATCATCTCGGAAACGGCACGTTTTTCCCGCTATCGGCGCGCAACCGACATGGCCTACTCGCCGGTGATCTGGCACATGGCCGACGTCGTAACGCAGACTCCGCGCGCGCACGGCCCGGCCCACACCGAGCGGGGCTGTCGGGGTCAGGTCGCGGCGGACGGCCTCAGGGCGCGAACCCGATGACCGTGGTGCCCTTCTGGCAGGCGGCGAGTACGCCCTCGAGCTGTGAGGGGGCGCACGTCCACCCCGCCACCGACTGTTGTTGACCGGTCACGATCTTCGGCGCGTACTGGGTGGCGACCGTCTTCGCCGAATCGCAGGTCACCTCGCCGGCCAGGACCAGGACGCGCAGGGCGCCGTCGGGGCCGGGCACGGTGCCGCAGGTGGTGTCGGATTCGTCTGAGGCGACCTCGGACCGCGTCGTGTCCGTGGCGGGCTTGCGGCCGCCGACGACGGGCGGGGACGTCGACGGGCGATCCTCGGTGGGGCCGGATGATGCCGCGACGCTGGTCGCGGCGGTCGAGGATGCCGTGGTCACGTCCTGTTCGTCGCCGCACCCGACCAGCGCGAACATTGCCACCGAGAGTCCGAGTGCAGTTCCGGCGACCCTGCTCGCTCCGCGGACGCGGGTTCCGGCGGCGGTGACGGGGCGAGTTCTGCGCGACATGGTTCCCCACGTTAGCGAACCCGTTCGCCGAGTCCGGGCGGGTCCTGCTCCCCGTCCGGATCGCCACCGGTTTGGGCGGCGGGCGTCGACCTGGGAAGATGCTCGGCGTGAGCAGTACCGGAACCGAAGTCGCCGACCCCACCTATGCCGTCGGCACCACCTTGGCCGGCACCCGCGGCCGTACCGGGGTCATCAGCACTCCACACGGCGTGATCCAGACCCCGGCATTCGTTCCGGTGGGTACCAAGGCGACGGTGAAGACCGTTCTGCCCGAGTCGGTGGCCGCGCTCGGCGCCCAGGCCGTGCTCGCCAACGCCTATCACCTCTACCTGCAGCCGGGGCCGGAGATCATCGACGCGGCGGGCGGGCTCGGCGCGTTCATGAACTGGCCGGGACCCACCTACACCGACAGCGGTGGATTCCAGGTGATGTCGCTGGGTGCGGGTTTCAAGAAGGTCATCTCGATGGAGGCCAACGGCACCCCCGACGACGACCTCACCGCCAACGGCAAGGAGCGACTCTCACGCGTCGACGACGACGGGGTCACCTTCAAATCGCACCTCGACGGCTCGACGCACCGCTTCACCCCCGAGGTGTCCATGCAGATCCAGCATCAGCTCGGCGCCGACATCATCTTCGCCTTCGACGAACTGACGACCCTGATGAACACCCGTCGGTATCAAGAGGATTCGCTGGAGCGGACCCGCCTGTGGGCGATCCGGTGCCTCGACGAACACAACCGGTTGAGTGTCGAGCGGGCGCACCGTCCGCAGCAGTCGCTGTGGGGTGTCATCCAGGGCGCACAGTACGAGGATCTGCGTCGCAAAGCGGCCCGTGATCTCGTCGCGCTCAGCGACGCCGACCGCGCGGTCGGCGGAAAAGGCTTCGGCGGCTACGGCATCGGCGGCGCGCTGGAGAAGGACAACCTCGGCACCATCGTCGGTTGGGTCAACGACGAACTGCCCGAGGACGCCCCGAAACATCTGCTCGGCATCAGCGAACCCGACGACATCTTCACCGCCATCGAGAACGGCGTCGACACCTTCGACTGCGTATCGCCGACCCGCGTCGCACGCAACGGTGCCATCTACTCGCTCGACGGTCGCTACAACGTCACCAATGCCAAGTACCGCAAAGACTTCCGTCCGCTCGACCCCGAGATCGAGAACTACACCTCGCAATACAGCCGCGCCTACCTGCACCACCTGTTCAAGGCGAAGGAAGGCCTCGGTGCCACACTCGCGACGCTGCACAATGTGTCGTTCATCGTGACCCTCGTCGACCGTGCCCGCGAGGCGATCGAGAACGGGAACTACACCGAGTACCGGGACGAGTTCCTGCGGCGTTATTACGGTTCGTCGCGGGACTGAGCCGCCGATCGGCCGGGCTGTGGCCGTCGTCACGGAACCGGTTGCATGATCCCGGTACGTTGTGCGCCACGTACGGCGCGGTTGCGTACACCCACCAAGACTCGGCACCCTGTAGGGGTAGTCGAGTACCAGCGAGAGAGACGATGAGACGCGGAAAGCGCCGAAAACGCCGACGACGACACATGTCGGCCCCCAGTTGTGAACTGAACAACGGTGAACTGAACACGGCAGGCGTTCTGCCTGCCCCCGACCCCGGGACGGCGACATGCTGACCGTTCTCGGAATCGGACTCGGAATCCTGGTGGTCTTGCTGATCACCGCCCTGACCGGCTACTTCGTGGCCCAGGAATTCGGCTACATGGCGGTCGACCGATCCCGCCTGAAAGCCCGCGCCGAGGCCGGCGACGCCGCCGCGAAACGCGCCCTCGGCGTCACCCGGCGCACCTCCTTCATGCTCTCCGGCGCGCAGCTCGGTATCACCGTCACCGGCCTTCTCGTCGGTTACGTCGCCGAACCGCTGATCGGTTCCGGCGTCGGTGACCTGCTCGGCGAGGTCGGCATCCCGGTGGGTGTCGGCGTGGTGATCGGCACCGTCATCGCGATCCTGTTCTCCACCGTCGTGCAGATGGTGTTCGGCGAGCTGTTCCCGAAGAACCTGGCCATCGCCCGCCCGGAACCGGTGGCGTTGTGGCTGTCCCGGTCCACCACGATCTACCTCGCCGCATTCGGCTGGCTGATCTCACTGTTCGACAAGGCCTCGAACCTGCTGTTACATGCCCTGCGCATCGAACCCGTCCACGACGTCGAGCATTCGGCGTCGGTGCGCGACCTCGAACACATCGTCGCGGAGTCCCGCGACGCCGGGGATCTGCCCGACGACCTGTCGGTGCTTCTCGACCGTGTGCTCGACTTCCCGACGCGCACGGCCGAACATGCCATGATCGCGCGACCGAACACCGATCACGTCGACGCCGCGTTGCCTGCGGCGGAGGTGCTCACCCTGATGAGCACCGGTCACACCCGGTACCCGGTGCTCGCCGGCGCCGACGACGAGGTGCGCGGTGTGATCCACCTGCAGGACCTCCTCGAGTGGTCCTACGCGCTCAAACAACACCCGCCGCAGGCCGATCCGTCGGCCGTCGCGGTCGACCTGAGTCGCGCGGCAGTGGTGGTGCCCTCCACCCTGCCGCTGCCCGAGGTGCTCGAGAACCTCGCGGCCGCCCATGAGGAGATGGCCATCGTCATCGACGAATACGGCGGCTTCGCCGGGGTGGTCACCGCCGAGGACATCGCCGAGGAGCTCGTCGGCGAGATCGACGACGAACACGACCCGGAGGCGTCGGCGGCGGTCGAGGAAACCGCCGAAGGCTGGCTGGTGCGCGGCGACGCGCACGTCGACGAGGTGTCGCGGGCCATCGGCTGGGAACTGCCCGAAGGAGACTACGAGACGATGGCCGGGCTGGTGATCGCCGAGTTCGTGGGCCTGCCCGAGGCCGGGGACGCGGTCACGATCACCATCGGACCCGATCCGGCAACGCTTCTCGACGACGACGAGGCGCCGCCTCGAAAGGTGCGCGCAACGGTGCTCGAGGTGGACAAGCGTGTGCCGTCGCTGCTGTCGATGACCATGTCGGACGATGCCGACGTCTCCTCCGACGCAGGACAGGAGGACGACCGTGGATAACCCGTGGATTGTCGTTTCGGTGACCGTGGCCCTGATCGCGGCCAGCGCGTTCTTCGTCGCGGTGGAGTTCGCGCTCATCGCCGCGCGCAGGCACCGGCTCGAGGACGCGGCCGCCACCAGTGGCAGCGCCCGTGCGGCGCTGCGCAGCGCGTCGGAGTTGTCGGTGCTGCTCGCCGGCTCGCAACTGGGCATCACGGTGTGCACGCTGGCGCTCGGTTCGGTCACCAAACCCGCTGTGCACCACTGGCTCACACCGGTCTTCGTGGACTGGGGCCTGCCGTACTGGTCGGCTGACGTCGTCGGCTTCGTGCTGGCGTTGATCATCGTCACGTTCCTGCACCTGGTGGTCGGGGAGATGGCGCCCAAGTCGTGGGCCATCGCGCATCCCGAGCGGTCGGCCATCGTGCTGGCGCTGCCGATGCGTGCGTTCATGTGGGTGACCCGGCCGGTCATCGTGCAGCTCAACCACCTGGCCAACTGGTGCCTGCGGCGTGTGGGTGTCGAACCCGTGGACCAGGTCGCGACCGGCCAGGACAGCGATGCGCTGCGACACCTGGTGGAGCACTCCGCCACGGTCGGCACGCTCGACGAGCGCTATCACGCCCACCTGACCAGTGCGCTGGAGTTGGAGTCGCTGACCGCCGGGGACGTCGTGACGCCTCGCGACCAGCTGGGCGAGGTGCCGCCGGATATCGACGCGGACGCCATTCAGGCCGCGGGCCGGACCTCCGGGCATCTCCGGTTGCTGGTGCGGGAGGAGGCCGGGGCGCGGGTCCAGGGCATCGTCCACGTGCGCGACAGCCTGGGTGCCGCACCGGGGGTCACCGCCGCCGACCTGATGCGACCGGTACTACGGATCGACTCGGACCAACCGGTGTACGAGGCGCTCGCGACCATGCGGGCCCAGCGCGCACACCTCGCGCTGGTGACCGGCGAGGACGGTGTGGCGATCGGGCTGGTCAGCCTCAACGATGTGTTGCACCGACTCCTCGCGACGGCGACGCCGGAGGCGTGATCGGCGCCCGGCTCGTCGCCGGGAACACCCCCTTCGGGGAGCGTGGTGGCGTTCGTTGCGCCGGCGGAAGCGGGAACGGCAGGTCCGGAGCGGAATTCGCGGCCCCGTGAGAGGGCTCCGAGGGCACATTGCCCTTGAGTCGCTCTGAGGGGGACGAGGATTCACGACTGTCTGCACCTCGGCCGCCGGTGCCGGCCTCGTATGTGTTCGCCGGGCGGAATCCACCGGGAGGTGGACTCGCCATCATGGCGGACTGGTCACCCATTCCGTGGGAGCCAGGATCCACGGCGACTTGGGGAGCGCTCCGGGGTCGAACCGCTCGGACAGGGTGGCGAGATCGACGGTCTCGTCCCGGGCGGCGAGACCGAGCGAGGAGGCGATCCGGGACAGGACGGTCGTCGTCGGAATGCCTTGGGCTGCAAGGTCGGTGAGGGTGACGGCGCCGTCGCGTTTGCTCAGGCGCACCCCGTCGGCGTTGAGGACCATCGGTACGTGCGCATAGGTCGGCGGCACCGATCCGAGGCGCGTCGCGAGGTAGGCCTGACGCGGCGCCGATGACAGCAGGTCGTCACCCCGGACGACCTGGTCGACGCCCTGGGCGGCGTCGTCGACGACGACGGCGAGGTTGTAGGCAGGTGTGCCGTCGTTGCGCTGGATCACGAAGTCGTCGACCGCGCCGGTGTAGGAGCCGTGGAGCTCGTCGAACACGGCGAACTCGGAAACGTGGGTGCGGATGCGGATCGCCGGTGGCCTGGTCGACCGGCGCTCGGCCCGTTGCGCCTCGGTCAGGTCGCGGCACGTGCCCGGGTAGGCGCCCTGTGGTGCGTGCGGTGCGGAGGGGGCTTCGAGGATCTCGCGGCGCGTGCAGAAGCACTCGAAGGTCTCGCCGGCGTTGTGGAGTCCGTCGATGATCGCGCGATATGTCGCGAGGCGATCGCTCTGGTAGACGACGGGCGGGTCCCAGTCGATGCCGAGCGCGGCCAGGTCGGCGAGCTGACCGGCGTCGGCGCCCGGGGCGGTGCGGTCGAGATCCTCCATGCGGATGAGGAAACCGCGGCCGGTGGTCCGTGCGAACAGCCACGCGAGCACCGCCGTCCGCAGATTGCCGACGTGCAGGTCGCCGGACGGGGACGGCGCGTACCGGCCCGCTCGCAGCTGTGTCGACATCGCGTCGAGCGTACCGCCGGGCTCTCCGGAGGTGCGTGGCGAGTGCGGGGCGACGCGATGAGAAACGGTGTCGGGGGAGGTCTGTCCCGGTGTCCGGCGCTCCACGCCACCCGGGACACCCCGGGGCGCGGTCATTGCGGTCGCGTCGAGAAGTGAGGAACGATGAATTCATGGATCTCCCGGTCATGCCTCCCGTCGCGCCGATGCTGGCCAAGGCGGTCACCGCGGTCCCGCCGCAACCCGATGGTTCGCAGTCCTGGTCCTATGAGCCCAAATGGGACGGTTTCCGGGCGCTGATCTTCCGCGATGGCGACGAGGTCACGATCGGTTCGCGCGGCGGCAAGGACCTGGCCCGCTACTTTCCCGAGATCGTCGAGGCAGCCAGGGCCGAACTGCCCGAGAAGGTGGTCCTCGACGGCGAGATCGGGGTGCCCGCGCTCATCGGAGACACGCATCGGCTGGACTGGGATTCGCTGGCTCAGCGGATACACCCGGCTCAGTCCCGGGTGGACATGCTCGCCGAGAAGACCCCGGCGATCTTCATCGGATTCGACGCTCTGGCGCTGGAGTCTCTGAACGTGATGGGTGAACCGTTCGAGGTACGACGCGAGGCGTTGTTGCGGGCGGTGGGCCCCGGCGGCCGCGACCGCCGATGCCATGTGAGTCGGGTGACGATCGATCCCGCGGTCGCCGAGGACTGGTTCTCCGCCTTCGAAGGCGCGGGCCTCGACGGGGTCGTCGCCAAACGGCTCGACGGGGTGTACGTCGAGAACAAACGTGAGATGTTGAAGGTCAAACACAAGCGGACCGCGGACTGCGTGATCTTCGGATATCGGATCCACAAGTCCGGCAGGGGGATCGGTTCCATGCTGCTCGGGCTGTACGGCGATGACGGCGAGTTGCGCATGGTCGGCGGGGCGGGTGCCTTCTCCGACGCCAAACGCGTTGAGCTGCAGGAGATGTTCGAGCCGATGCGCCTGCACCCCGACAAGGCCTCACCGGGTGAGCCGACCCGGTGGCGGTCGGAGAAGTCGGGGGAGTGGATTCCGATTCGGCCGGAGCTGGTCGCGGAGTTCGCCTACGACCAGATGGAGAACCATCGGTTCCGGCACACCGTGAAGTTCCTGCGATGGCGTCCCGACCGGGATCCGGAGAGCTGCGGCTACGACCAGCTCGACGTTCCGCTGACCTACGACCTGCACGACGTCCTCGAAGGGGAATGACCCATGGCATCTCGTTCTCCGGCAGAAGAACTCGACGTCGACGGCATCGCCGTTCGGATGAGCAACCCGGACAAGATCTACTTTCCGGAGCTCGGTGAGGATGGCGGCCGCAAACGGGATCTGGTCGGCTACTACCGAACCGTGGCGCTGGGCGTCGACGCCGGCGGCGACGGCCCGCTGATGCGTGCGACCCGGGACCGCCCGACGTTCCTGCAGCGGTTTCCCGACGGCGTCGAGGGCGACGAGATCTATCAGAAGCACATCGCCAAGAAGCGTCCCGAACATGTGCAGTCGACGGGAATCGTGTTCCCGTCCGGCCGAACCGGGGATGCGATCCGGCCCACCGTACCCGCCGACCTCGTGTGGGGTGCCAATCTCGGCACCGTCACCTTTCACACCTGGCCGACGCTGGCCGACGACAACGACCATCCCGACCAGCTCCGGATCGACCTCGATCCGCAACCGGGAACCACTTTCGAAGACGTGCGGCGCGTGGCCGTCGAGGGCCTGAAGCCGCTGCTCGACGAGCTCGGGTTCGCGGGCTTCGTGAAGACCTCCGGTGGCCGCGGCGTGCACGTGTACGTACCGATCGAGCCGCGGTGGGACTTCATCGCCACCCGGCGGTGCGTCATCGCGCTCGCCCGTGAACTCGAACGGCGCGATCCCGATCGCGTCACCACGTCGTGGTGGAAAGAGGAACGCGGAGAGCGGATCTTCATCGACTTCAACCAGAACGCGCGTGACCGGACGATGGCGTCACCGTATTCGGTTCGACGCAGCGCGCGTGGCCGGGTCTCGACGCCGGTGACGTGGGCCGAACTCGCCGACGTCGACCCCGACGACTGCACCATGGACACCGTCCCGAAACTCCTCGCCGATCGTGGTGACCCGTGGGCCGACATCGCCGACCATCGCCGCGGCGTCGAGAAGCTGTTGGAGATGGTCCAGGAAGACGACGCGAATGGCCTGGGGGACATGCCGTATCCGCCCAGCTACCCGAAGATGCCCGGCGAGCCGCCGCGCGTACAGCCGAGCAAGAAGGTCGCCGAACACTGGGACGAGAAGGGCAATCGGCGACCGGAGGGGTGAGCTCGGGCCCCCGAAAGATGCGTTCAGGCCCGGAAGTGTTCAGCCGCGGAAGTGTTCGGGCCCGGAGGTGTTCAGGCCCGGAGGTGTTCAGCCCCGGAAGGCGATGAGCAGCCCGAGATACAGGAAGTATCCCGCGACGAATGCGAGGCCTTCCGGTCGCGAGATCCGGCGGCCGGAGATGAACACCGGAATGCACAGCAGCGCAACGGCGGCCATCAGCGGGATGTCGATACGGATGAGTTCGTCGGTGACGTCGAGTGGTTTGACCAGGGCGGTCACGCCGAGGATGAACGCGATGTTGTAGACACTCGAGCCGATGAGGTTGCCGATCGCGAGGTCGCGGTTGCCGCGGAGCGTCGACATGATCGTCGTGGTGAGCTCGGGCGCCGAGGTCCCGATTGCGACGATCGTCAGTCCGATGAACGCCTCGCTGACGCCGAGATCGGTTGCCACGTCCACCGAACCGCGCACGAGCAAGTCCGCACCGACGACGACCACCGCGATGCCGCCGATCAGTTCCAGCACCCGCTGCCACATCGGTCCGCCGGTCGCGGGCAACTCGTCGTCGGTCACCAGGCTGGTCGTCTTCGCCTTGAGTTCGGCACGGATGGCGATGGCGGTGTAGGCGGCCGCCAATGTCAGCAGGAGCAGGCCGTCGAGTCGGGTGAGGGTGCCGTTGGCGCTCAACGCGAGGAGCAGCAGTGCACTGATGACCATCACCGGAAGGTCGAGCCGGATGGTCTGGCGACCCAACGCGAGAGGCACCATGGCGGCCGAAAGGCCCAGGATCAGAAGCAGATTGACGATGTTGGTGCCGGCGATGTTGCCGATGGCCAGCGCTCCGGCGTCGTTGAACGACGCGTCGATCCCGACCGCGAGCTCGGGCATGGAGGTGCCGATCGAGACGATGGTCAACCCCACCAGAAGTGGTGAGACGCCGAGCTCGCTCGCGATCGCCGATCCGCCGCGCACCAGCAGTTCCGCGCCCGCCACCAGGCCGCCGAGTCCGAGCAGCACGAACAGGACGTCGGTCACCATACGACGACCCTAACCGGCGTATCCGCGCACCCTCAGCGGCGGAAGGCCTCGGCCGCCCAGTCCGCGAACGGCTGCCAGCCGACGCCGGGGAAGCGGCGGTGCAGCGTGGGGATGTCGACCTCGTAACCGCGGTCGCCGAGGAAGGTGAACATCGCACTCATGTCCGGCGACGGGATGCGCCCGGGGTCGAAGGACTCCGCGGCCACCGCGGTGTTCAGTACCTCGCCGACGATGCGCGCCATCTCCGCCGGGCTCGGCTGGTCGGACGCGATGTCGATGCGTTCGCCCACGTGGAGGTCGGGTTCGGAGAACAGCAGGGCGACGAACCGTCCCAGATCCCGCCGCGAGAGTTGTTGCAGCGGTTTGTCGGCGGGCATCGCGATCGGCATGACGCCGGCGTCGAGGGCATCGGTGCCGGCGAGCAGATTGTCGTAGAAGTAGGCCGGGCC
It contains:
- the gluQRS gene encoding tRNA glutamyl-Q(34) synthetase GluQRS — encoded protein: MSTQLRAGRYAPSPSGDLHVGNLRTAVLAWLFARTTGRGFLIRMEDLDRTAPGADAGQLADLAALGIDWDPPVVYQSDRLATYRAIIDGLHNAGETFECFCTRREILEAPSAPHAPQGAYPGTCRDLTEAQRAERRSTRPPAIRIRTHVSEFAVFDELHGSYTGAVDDFVIQRNDGTPAYNLAVVVDDAAQGVDQVVRGDDLLSSAPRQAYLATRLGSVPPTYAHVPMVLNADGVRLSKRDGAVTLTDLAAQGIPTTTVLSRIASSLGLAARDETVDLATLSERFDPGALPKSPWILAPTEWVTSPP
- a CDS encoding ATP-dependent DNA ligase, coding for MDLPVMPPVAPMLAKAVTAVPPQPDGSQSWSYEPKWDGFRALIFRDGDEVTIGSRGGKDLARYFPEIVEAARAELPEKVVLDGEIGVPALIGDTHRLDWDSLAQRIHPAQSRVDMLAEKTPAIFIGFDALALESLNVMGEPFEVRREALLRAVGPGGRDRRCHVSRVTIDPAVAEDWFSAFEGAGLDGVVAKRLDGVYVENKREMLKVKHKRTADCVIFGYRIHKSGRGIGSMLLGLYGDDGELRMVGGAGAFSDAKRVELQEMFEPMRLHPDKASPGEPTRWRSEKSGEWIPIRPELVAEFAYDQMENHRFRHTVKFLRWRPDRDPESCGYDQLDVPLTYDLHDVLEGE
- a CDS encoding DNA polymerase domain-containing protein, producing the protein MASRSPAEELDVDGIAVRMSNPDKIYFPELGEDGGRKRDLVGYYRTVALGVDAGGDGPLMRATRDRPTFLQRFPDGVEGDEIYQKHIAKKRPEHVQSTGIVFPSGRTGDAIRPTVPADLVWGANLGTVTFHTWPTLADDNDHPDQLRIDLDPQPGTTFEDVRRVAVEGLKPLLDELGFAGFVKTSGGRGVHVYVPIEPRWDFIATRRCVIALARELERRDPDRVTTSWWKEERGERIFIDFNQNARDRTMASPYSVRRSARGRVSTPVTWAELADVDPDDCTMDTVPKLLADRGDPWADIADHRRGVEKLLEMVQEDDANGLGDMPYPPSYPKMPGEPPRVQPSKKVAEHWDEKGNRRPEG
- a CDS encoding calcium/sodium antiporter codes for the protein MVTDVLFVLLGLGGLVAGAELLVRGGSAIASELGVSPLLVGLTIVSIGTSMPELAVGIDASFNDAGALAIGNIAGTNIVNLLLILGLSAAMVPLALGRQTIRLDLPVMVISALLLLALSANGTLTRLDGLLLLTLAAAYTAIAIRAELKAKTTSLVTDDELPATGGPMWQRVLELIGGIAVVVVGADLLVRGSVDVATDLGVSEAFIGLTIVAIGTSAPELTTTIMSTLRGNRDLAIGNLIGSSVYNIAFILGVTALVKPLDVTDELIRIDIPLMAAVALLCIPVFISGRRISRPEGLAFVAGYFLYLGLLIAFRG